Genomic window (Lycium barbarum isolate Lr01 chromosome 2, ASM1917538v2, whole genome shotgun sequence):
TTTGCCAGACCCACTTTGTGCGATCTCActggatatgttattgttgttgttgaactaAGTAACTAAGACGAGTTATGAATTCAGCTGCAAATTCAATACCCATAAACCTCAGATCCTAAAACAAATTATATATCTCAAGTTTAAAATTAAGATAATTACTAAATAtaataaacggaaaagggccaaaattacccctgaactttgaaaaatagttcattcatgcccttcgttatactttagggccaattatacccttaccgttatattTTGGGCCAAATATGCCCTTGAGTATAACAGAGTGCCACGTGTCGGTCTCTCAGTGGCCAACTTGTTTCCCCTCTTATTTTTTCATCCGGATCAAACAAATACAGATCCGACCCAATCAATTTAGTACCCGACCCGTCAATAACATATCATACCCAAATAAACCTAAACCTAACCCATCAATAACACATCTAAggctgctctctctctctctctctaaaaaaaatGCATACCACATCTCTATCGTCTTCAACCTCCATTTCATCATCAAATATTGTACATATATGTGTTTATTTGCTGCTGTTGTTATTCATAAGAATCTTCATAAACTCCATAATCTTCGTTTATCTGCTACTGCTACTGTTGTATTTTCAGTTTTTTAAAGGCTTGTTGTGGATTGTTAAGTCTGAACATTAATGgatgttgatttttttttattttttttttaaatctggggTTTTGCTCAACAGTTACTCTAACCCCACCTTCAACCTTTTCGCGATTTTCAGTGAATTTAAGTCTTACAATGTCCGGCATCTGTTGGATTTTTgtatctttaattttttgtttgaTTTAAAGTTTGAGTTTTTacggttcttttttttttttatggtctTGTGGGTTTTGATGGTTTTGCTTTTCTTTTATGTGGGTTGGTTTTGATTCTTGATTTAACTGATTGAAAAAGAGcatccaaccaaaaaaaaaatggaaaaggagCGATCTATTGTTTCTTCTTTTACTTTTGTGGGTTTTGAGTATTATTGAATTGGAAAAAGAGCATTCTAAGGTAAGTGCTATTATTGAATTGGAAAAAGAGCATCCTAAGGTAAGTGCTATTATTGAATGATTTGTCTAGAGTCTTATTTTTGTTGTTTCATTAAAGTGTTGATCATTTTTTCGTATTTTATTGGTTTAGACAGGCTGAAAATTGTGATTTTTAGGAGTGGAAagataattttctagacaatgctttattggaaataagtgattTGAAGGATAAATTGGAAGTGGCTACGGTAGTTGAATGCGGTTAAGCTCGAAAGAGACAACTTGAAGAAAAAGGTGCATAACTTGAATGCTACAAATAACTCTCAAGTGAACAAATCAAGGGAATTGGAAGAGAAGATGTTGAAGTTGAAGATGTTGTTTATGATTTCATTGGCCGTATTAGTTGAATTTTTTTGTCGCTAATTTAGGATGAATTATGCTTGGTCTAGTAACAGAAGTGCACTAAGCCTTAGAGGTGACCACAATGGTGTTAGTGAGGCAACCAATCTTCCAGTCTCATTAACAAGCTTAACTTGGCAAGGGAATGATGCAGTTACTACCAGCCAGTCGGAGGCTAAAGCTCAAGAGAGGAttgggaaattgagtccaagaagGGGACCTAACAATTGATTTAGCtttatgaaatgtttttttttttttttttgtgaattatGGTGATGTATTTACTGCTTAAGACAGTACTcttaatttgttaattatgtaATGGTCAAACTAAATGGATGCCACATTATGACTTGGGGTGTATTAGTTTTGGGGGTTATAGTGTGGCAAAACTGTGATGAAATGTGGCAAAAGTGTGTTGAAATGTGCAAAACTGTGATGGTtatgtgcagaaactgtgttagttatgtgcagaaactgtgttgaaatgtgcagaaactgtgttggttatgtgcagaaactgtgttgaaatgtgcagaaactgtgttgGTTATGTGCAGAAACTGTCATTGTTAGCAAAATAAGCAAAATAAGTTCAATGAGGCAATGATGATTTTTCATTCTTTACTCATCAGCTGGTTGAGAATCAGCTTTGTATTAAATGAAAGATATATAATGAAAATCTATCTTGTAGGCCGTGTAGTTCCATTATATTTGACAGACTAATACCTATGCATCTAACACCTAGTTATGAACATGGCCAAGTTTTAATTATGCCATTAAGAGAAATGGCAACAGAGCACTTAATGTCTGGAACTATGCAGTTAGAATTTCTTGTGCACCATGCTAAGGAGGTTGCAAGGTTTTAGTTATGCCATTCAGAGAAATGGCAACAGAGCACGTAATACATTAATGTTTTCTTAGGACTTTGAATTTCAATCATATACAAGGAAAAGTTTTGCTAAGTGGAATAATTACATGGAATTCAACCATAATCGGGCAGGTATGCAGCAGCAAACAATGATGACATTCCAATCACACAAAATAGCCATGACCATATTGTAGGTCCATCCAAACTCCTCCTTTTTCTTTCTTGCCAATACGGGATGGTTGCAGCAAAACAAAAAGACACCATTTAGCTCCCATATGATATCATTTATAGGAGCAGTTACAGGCACTTCATTCAAGTATTGGAAACAAAAGATCATAGCTTTAGAGAATCATAGACACAAAAAGCTCCCAAAAAGAAAATTTACCCATAATATTAGCAACACTAAATTAGCAAGTTTACacatacaataacaacaacaaactaGCTTACATACCAAGACTTCAACTCCTAAACAAACACTTCTACTCCTAAACACCGTCATCTACCAAAACAAGCCTTTCACTTCTATTACTAGACCAAGCATAATTCATCCCAAATTAGGGTAAAAAAAATCCAACTAATACGGCCAATGAAATCATAAACAACATCTTCAACTTCAACATCTTCTCTTCCAATTCCCTTGATTTGTTCACTTGAGAGTTATTTATAGCCTCCAAGTTATGCACCTTTTTCTTCAGGTTGTCTCTTTCGAGCTTAACCGCATTCAACGACTCTCTTAAATTGTCCATCTTCACCGTAGCCACTTTCAATTTACCCTTCAaatcacttatttccaataaagcattgtctagaaaattatctTGCCACTCCCAAAAACCACAATTTTCAGTCTGTCCAAACCAATAAAATACGAAAAAATGATCAACACTTtaataaaacaacaaaaataagacTCTGGACAAATAATTCAATAATAACACTTACCTTAGGATGCTCTTTTTCCAATTCAATAATAGCACTTACCTTAGAATGCTCTTTTTCCAATTCAATAATACTCAAAACCCACAAAAGTAAAAAAAGAAACAATAGATCGctccttttccattttttttttggttggatgCTCTTTTTCAATCAGTTAAATCAAGAATCAAAACCAACCCACATAAAAGAAAAGCAAAACCATCAAAACCCACAagaccataaaaaaaaaaagaaccgtAAAAACTCAAACTTTAAAtcaaacaaaaaattaaagatacAAAAATCCAACAGATACCGGACATTGTAAGACTTAAATTTACTGAAAATCGCGAAAAGGTTGAAGGTGGGGTTAGAGTAACTGTTGGGCAAAACCCCAGATTTCAACAAACATTAACGTTGGGCAAAAcccagataaaaaaaaaaaatcaacatccATTAATGTTTAGACTTAACAATCCGCAACAAGCCTTTAAAAAACTGAAAATACAACAGTAGCAGTAGCAGATAAACGAAGATTATAGAGTTTATGAAGAACCTTCTTCCAATAAGAACCTTATGAATAACAACAGCAGCAGATAAACGCATATATGTACAATATTTGATGATGAAATGGAGGTTGAAAACGATAGAGAGAGGTAATATGCattttttttagagagagagcAGCCTTAGATGTGTTATTGATGGGTTAGGTTTAGGTTTATTTGGATATGATATGTTATTGACGGGTCGGGTACTAAATTGATTGGGTCGGATCTGTATTTGTTTGATTCGGATGAAAAAATAAGAGAGGAAATAAGTTGGCCACTGAGAGACCGACACGTGGCACTCCGTTATACTCAAGGGCATATTTGGCCCAAAATATAACGGTaaggtataattggccctaaagtataacgaagggtatgaatgaactatttttcaaagttcaggggtaattttgacccttttccgtataaTAAATGAACAAACACTTCTCTAAAATAATCTCCAgatttaatttcaaaatttttgaaCCTAAATCTATAGCCAACGGCTCCTTAAAAGTTGTAAAATGTCATATTCCAAAGTCCAACTGTACCAGTTGAAACCCTAATAATTCAATAAAATCCAAAACCCAACCGtcaaaaattcaaaattcaaaatcgCGCTCCTCAACCAATCTCCATTATTCCCAACCTTCTCATTTTCCTTTCATCAAACACTTTCAAAATTCAAATGGGTGCTAATCACAGCCGTGAAGATCTAGATCTATCCGACTCCGAATCCGAATCTGAATCCGAATACGGGTCGGATTCTCGAACCcgcaaagaagaagaagatgactaCTACTCAGACGCAAAAACGACACCGTCTTCCATTGACAAACAAAACCCCAAAACCCCATCTTCTTTAGATGATGTTGAAGCTAAGCTCAAAGCCCTAAAACTCAAATACAACACAAATGCAAACAACCCCACAGTTAAAAATGCCGTTAAACTTTACCTACATGTTGGCGGTAACACCGCGAATTCAAAATGGGTCGTATCCGACAAGATTACGGGTTATTCCTTTGTCAAATCGGATAGTGACGGGTCGGGTGATGAAAGTGATGAAAATGAGGAGAATGGGTCGGGTTGGTGGGTTTTGAAAATTGGGTCGAAGGTTAAAGCTAAGATTGATGAGAATTTGCAATTGAAAGCGTTTAAGGAACAAAAAAGAGTTGATTTTGTAGCAAATGGGGTTTGGGCTGTGAAGTTTTTTGGTGAGGAAGAGTATAAGACGTTTATCGATACGTATCAGAACTGTTTATTTGAGAATACGTATGGGTTTGAAGCCAATGATGAGAATAGAGTTAAGGTTTATGGTAAGGATTTTATGGGTTGGGCGAAACCTGAAAATGCGGATGATTCAATGTGGGAAGATGCACGGGATAGCCCCGTGCCTGAAAATAAGACGCCGTTAAGGGTTAATCATGATTTGAGGGAAGAGTTTGAGGAAGCAGCTAAAGGGGGAGCTATACAGAGTTTAGCATTAGGTGCATTGGATAATAGTTTTCTTATAAGCGATTCGGGGATTCAGGTTGTGAGGAATTATACTCATGGGATAAGTGGAAAAGGGGTTTGTGTCAATTTTGATAAAGAAAGGTCTAGTGTAGCTCAGTCTACCCCGAGGAAAGCGTTACTTTTAAGAGCTGAGACTAATATGCTTCTTATGAGTCCGGTGACTGATAAGAAGGCGCATTCTCGGGGTTTACATCAGTTTGATATTGAGACTGGGAAGGTTGTTACCGAGTGGAAGTTTGAGAAAGATGGAACTGATATCTCGATGAGGGATATTACGAATGATAGCAAAGGAGCTCAGATGGATCCGTCAGGGTCGACTTTCTTAGGGCTAGATGATAACAGGTTGTGTAGGTGGGATATGCGTGATCGACATGGGATGGTTCAGAATTTAGTCGATGAAAGTACACCTGTGTTGAATTGGACTCAAGGACATCAGTTTTCGAGGGGGACTAATTTTCAGTGCTTTGCTACTACTGGTGATGGATCAATCGCTGTTGGTTCACTTGATGGAAAGATTAGATTGTACTCGAGCAGTTCGATGAGACAGGCTAAAACTGCTTTTCCAGGGCTTGGTTCTCCTATTACTCATGTGGATGTTACCTATGATGGGAAGTGGATATTAGGGACAACTGATACTTATTTGGTATTGATATGCACCTTGTTTATTGACAAGAACGGAACTACTAAGACTGGTTTTGCTGGTCGCATGGGGAATAAGATTTCAGCTCCAAGATTGCTGAAGCTAAACCCTCTTGATTCACATATGGCTGGGGCTAACAAGTTCCGTGGTGCTCAATTTTCATGGGTATGAGTTCTCTCTTCTTCTGCCCTTTTCATGTTTATTCATGTAGCATACACTTTTGACTATCATGCCTATTTCTCTTCATTCGTACATAATATTTTTGCTTAGTCAATGCCTTATGATGTGTGTTAAAAGCAAAGGACTTGACATTGAGGTGTTTGCGAAATAAGTGTCAATGTCTTCATTTTCTCTCAAATAGTAATATAACTACCATATTTTCTAGGAGGCGTCACTATAACTGAATTTGATACGGTTTGTAGCTCTAGAGGGAGGACTTCTTTGATGATTTGTATCTTTCTTCACTAATGTAAATTGCAATTGTAGATGCACTACCTTTGACTTGGTATGACTTTCCTTAGTTTGCTAAAGCTTCATTCTGTTTTCTTAATTTATCAAACAACTCTGTAAACAGGTTTCAGAAATCAGCTTATTTACCTATCTTATCGCTACCATAATAATAGGGTATTCTAGGTCCAAGCTCAGAATCGTAATGCTTAAAGTGTCAAACTATATCACAAGAAGTGAGTGGGAGTATAACTATTCGGTTCACCAGTTTTCGGCtgagtattttttttattttgttctgAAATTGATGACTAGTCAGATTAGACTATAACAGGGATGACCAGTTCTGGTTGTTTCTTTTCCGTAGTTAAAATGTTTAACTATGAAAAGTTCATGCTACTTGAGCCAATCAAAAGCTAATAAGCCTAGGAAATTTACAACGTAGTAATATTCATATCTTACGCTAAAGCTATTAGTTGTCTTAGGTTGCCTAATCCTCATCCTTGATTCTATTCAGTCCCTTCTTCACATGCATCTTGTATCTtccgaatttggaatgaaacaattcGCACGCTTACTGAAACAAGAAAAGCAAAATTGAAAAGGAGTATCTTTTATCATACGAAAGTTTACAGCCATGCAGGAGACCTCACTTACAGTGCTGTAAGCACATGCGGTGTCTTTTGCTGTGCTGCTGGAGCTCCTTCAGTATTTTGTCAGCTCATATATATTGCTTCATTTGTCTTACCCTATGATCGGGTTTGAAGTAAATCCTGCAGGTTTAACTGCTACTATTTGTTGATAAAAATTGCGAATTATTTTGTAAATTCTGTAATTCTCCGACGCTTGTTTCTTAAGTCTGAGAAAATTTTCAGGTCACTGAGAATGGGAAGCAGGAACGCCACCTCGTTGCTACTGTTGGGAAGTTTAGCGTGATATGGAATTTTCAACAGGTGAAGGATGGTTCTCATGGGTGTTACCAGAATCAGGTGGGGTTGAAGAGTTGCTACTGTTACAAGATAGTTCCAAGAGACGACTCAATTGTAGAAAGTCGCTTCATGCATGACAAATATGCTGTTTCTGACTCTCCTGAAGCACCGCTGGTGGTAGCAACTCCCATGAAAGTTAGCTCATTCAGCATATCTAGCAGGCGTTTACAAATTTGAAAAAGTTCATAGATGCGACTTATTAGATATATCTGTGGCAGAATTAGTGTCTCTCGCACTAACTAGCTTGAAAAATTGCACATCTGCAACCCATTTCTGGTTCAATGTATTACTCTTATCTGAAGACCTAAAAGACAGTCTTCCAACTTACTTCTAGGTATTCCTGGCGACTTTATTGTTGTTGTAATAACTAATAACTGCTCGTTTGGATCCATTTTCAATGATTTCAGTTGATTTGCATTTTCCTATATTTCTGTTTTTCTTGGACACATCCCTATAGATATAAAACTGTTAACCTATTTTGCTGTTTAACACCACTTAGCAAGGTATTCCTCGGCTTTGTTACAATTTGACTGCATAGAACCGGTGACTGAGAAGCGAGACAGTTGAACTCCTATCTTAGTTAACGCTAAGTAGCCAACATTTGGATATCATTTGCATTATGAACCTTTGTTTATTGCCTCATGACCAGTGCCCACCAGTTTGTTTTGAGAAGATAGAATATTCCAATTTTTTGCAGTTTATTCAAAGTACTGATTCATTTTCATAACCTCTTTAGGGTGATGAAAGAAAATATAACGCAATCAAGACTAGATGGAAAAAACTAGAGAAAATGGATGATAGCAGGTAATAAGAGGCTGACTGAATTAAAAAAAGAACTTTTGATGATGGTATATTATACATTGAATGCCTACCAAATAACGAAGCACTCACCCAATCTCATTATTCTTTACAAAACCAGTCAAAAATAGGAGCCCCCAAATGACGATTAGGCCAAACTTATTCTCCTCCTATAGTGCTATCTATCGAGTGACTGAAGTAACTTAATATTGTACACTTAAAAGAATACTCAGTATGTACATATCGTGAAAGATTACCCTTCTGCTTTATCAACCGAGACAAACAGCCAAAATTTTTGGAGAAATAAAAGTTTTAACAATGACAAGATGTTGTATATGCAGCAATCATTGAGCAGCAGACTTGGCCTGTGCTGCTTTTCTTCTGCCTAGAAACATGAAGATCCTTGGGAAGAAGGACCTCTTCTTTTTCTTTGGAACTTTCACATCTGGTGATGAATCAGCTTCAGTGCTGCTCGCTAGCACTTGTGCTTTTGGACTTGTGCTGTCATGAGATGCAGCTGCCTCTGGTGCACTTCCAGGGATCTTTGATTCTTTACTCTCCTCAACGCTCATTCTAGGTGGAATAGCTCCACCAGCTTTCCGTCTTTGCTCGTGCTCCTCTCTCCATTTCCTCAGCTCTTGCTCTACAGCCAATTTCCctcccttggctttctcggcttTTCCCAATGCAACTTGTAGAGCTTCTTTTCTTTCTGTTATCTCGCGATAAACCTCCTCCAGTCTGTTTAGGCTTCTCAGCTCTGACTCCTTGGCTACATCTATTTGGGTATGAGCATCAGCGATCTTCTTGTTAGCTTGCTCCTCTGCCTCATGCGCTTGCTTGCTGAGCTCATAATACTCCTCCAATGAAAGTGTTACTCCAGGTGGGGTCTCCTCGTCTTTTTCTCTTTGAGCTGATTCACTTTCCTCCAGAGCAGTGATAGCTGCTAATGCCAACTTCTCTGCAGCTTTCGCAGCTTCGATCTCCTTCTTAGCTGCAAGTAGTCTACTTTCCACGGTACTTGCTCCAGCCTTTGCTAAATCAGCTTCTTCCTTTGCCTTCTTCAGATCTTCATGTGCAATTTCAGCAAGTGATTTTGCACGATCAGCTTCTTGGGATGCCTCTTGGAGTTGCTTGGGAAGCTCTACCATCTTCTCTCTTGCTTCTTTTTCCTTCTTCTGTGCAAGATCAATCTCTGACTTTGTCCTGCTCAACTCAGCTTCAAGAGATGCAGCAGCAATAGATACCGTTTCTTCTCTCTGTTGGATCACGGCTAGTTCTGACTTTTCCTTTTCCAATTCTGCCTTCAATGAAGCTGCTGCCACCTTCAAGAAATTTACTTCAGTTGTAGCCTTCTCGATGTTGAGTTTCACTTCTTCTAGTTCTTTCTTAGCTGTGGCCACTGCTGATTGTATCTCATCGTGAGTTCTTTTCTCCGGCTCTGTCAGGTTTCCTTCTTCATTCAACTTTGATTCCATGTAAGCAGCCAACTCAGCTTTGAGATCCTGCAGCAAGGCTGAAGCAGTATCGAGTTTCCCTCTGAGATCCTTTGCAGAGAGAATTTGCTGGTTTAGTCTGTCGAGTTCCTCTTCTGCTTGCTTCAGTTCTTTCTCCCAGTTTAAAGCATCTTCCTCTCCTGCCATAGCAGCGGCGATTCTGTGTTCCTCGGCCTCCAAATGTACAGCATGAGCAGCCTCTAAAGATTCCTTTGCAGTGATGAGCTCAATAGTTAAATTCTCCAAGGTTTTCTCAACTTCTTTTGATGCGGAGACTGCTTCCTCTGCTCTTTGCACCGCACCATCTTTATCAGACACCAATAAAGCGTAATCTTTTCGAAGATCTTCTAACTCAGATTTTACGGTTTTTAGCTCAGAAACTGCAGCTGCATGCCTAGCCCTAGCAACTTCAAGCTGTGCTTTCGCTGCAATACTTAGATCATTACCGATCCCTTGCTCCATCTCCTCCACCCGGAGCTTGGCAAGCTCTGAATCCTGTTTTGCTTGTTGCTCTTCTTTTTGTGCTCTTTCCAGGTTCAGCTTCAATTCTTCTATAAGTCTCTTAGTGCTATCTAGTTCCTTTAAAACTAGCACTTTTGCATCTTCAGCAGCCTGCGACTGTTTTTTATAAAATGGAATCTCCTCCTGCACTTTTGCTAGTTCTTGTTCAACAAGTTGCCGTCTCTGCATTAGCCAGGAGAACAAAATTTTTAATAGTCAGGGATTAGAACATAAAATTGTGAGATTAATGTGGGATTTAGACCCACTCAAACACCTAAAAGAAACAGGGTACATGCCCAAAGACTAATGTTCTTTGCAGATGCAGCAATAAAGTGGTTATGAAATCTCTGACAGGAAAGCGGCTAtcaggaaaaaaacaaaaaatcaagAAGTGTATATTACCTCTACAGTCTGTACGCGATGAGCCTTCCAGTCAACGATCCCTCCAAACTTGGAAACTGCCTGCTTCACAGATTCAATTGGCGCAGCTGTGTCAATGTGGCCTTTGTTTATGTCAGATTTTTTAGGATGCTTCAGACTAGCAGTGGGTACTGAGGTCCTTGCTGTGAAAGTGGAAGACTTAGCTAGCGGGCGACCAATGTTATCTGGTGTCAGTATGTGATTGTTATTTTCTGGTTTCCTCGTCACTTGAGGGGATAAAGGAGAAGACTCGTCCGCATCAATAGGAGAATTATTTGGCTGATGAAGCGGTGAAGCATTTTTTGGTTCTACTTCCGGATGATTAGATTGAACATGTTCAGAAGGTTCCTTTTCTACTTCTGATTGATTAGATTGAACATGTTGAGAAGATTCCTTTTTGTTTTCCTCTTTTAAGGGCGAAGTGTCTGAATTCCCGGTTAATATTGTTGGTCCATCAGAGGAATCATTTCGCTGGTTGTTAACCTTACCAGTAGCACCGATGTCCAATGCTGGCTCAAAGATTTCACTTGGTTTTGCATCCAATATGGATTCTGAGAGAGCTGTCGCACTACTAT
Coding sequences:
- the LOC132627866 gene encoding protein CYPRO4-like → MGANHSREDLDLSDSESESESEYGSDSRTRKEEEDDYYSDAKTTPSSIDKQNPKTPSSLDDVEAKLKALKLKYNTNANNPTVKNAVKLYLHVGGNTANSKWVVSDKITGYSFVKSDSDGSGDESDENEENGSGWWVLKIGSKVKAKIDENLQLKAFKEQKRVDFVANGVWAVKFFGEEEYKTFIDTYQNCLFENTYGFEANDENRVKVYGKDFMGWAKPENADDSMWEDARDSPVPENKTPLRVNHDLREEFEEAAKGGAIQSLALGALDNSFLISDSGIQVVRNYTHGISGKGVCVNFDKERSSVAQSTPRKALLLRAETNMLLMSPVTDKKAHSRGLHQFDIETGKVVTEWKFEKDGTDISMRDITNDSKGAQMDPSGSTFLGLDDNRLCRWDMRDRHGMVQNLVDESTPVLNWTQGHQFSRGTNFQCFATTGDGSIAVGSLDGKIRLYSSSSMRQAKTAFPGLGSPITHVDVTYDGKWILGTTDTYLVLICTLFIDKNGTTKTGFAGRMGNKISAPRLLKLNPLDSHMAGANKFRGAQFSWVTENGKQERHLVATVGKFSVIWNFQQVKDGSHGCYQNQVGLKSCYCYKIVPRDDSIVESRFMHDKYAVSDSPEAPLVVATPMKVSSFSISSRRLQI
- the LOC132627867 gene encoding protein WEAK CHLOROPLAST MOVEMENT UNDER BLUE LIGHT 1-like, which translates into the protein MGDAKDMKENAPTVSSHEPTVSSQNDDQSHSAAQTGQNTSEKENSKIQEKASEHLKEAPQSLSLQESQAPSGGNLTSAAPIKSDGVSDISATGTSQMASVTPMVELEASPQLVHDLKPDSSADSSATALSESILDAKPSEIFEPALDIGATGKVNNQRNDSSDGPTILTGNSDTSPLKEENKKESSQHVQSNQSEVEKEPSEHVQSNHPEVEPKNASPLHQPNNSPIDADESSPLSPQVTRKPENNNHILTPDNIGRPLAKSSTFTARTSVPTASLKHPKKSDINKGHIDTAAPIESVKQAVSKFGGIVDWKAHRVQTVERRQLVEQELAKVQEEIPFYKKQSQAAEDAKVLVLKELDSTKRLIEELKLNLERAQKEEQQAKQDSELAKLRVEEMEQGIGNDLSIAAKAQLEVARARHAAAVSELKTVKSELEDLRKDYALLVSDKDGAVQRAEEAVSASKEVEKTLENLTIELITAKESLEAAHAVHLEAEEHRIAAAMAGEEDALNWEKELKQAEEELDRLNQQILSAKDLRGKLDTASALLQDLKAELAAYMESKLNEEGNLTEPEKRTHDEIQSAVATAKKELEEVKLNIEKATTEVNFLKVAAASLKAELEKEKSELAVIQQREETVSIAAASLEAELSRTKSEIDLAQKKEKEAREKMVELPKQLQEASQEADRAKSLAEIAHEDLKKAKEEADLAKAGASTVESRLLAAKKEIEAAKAAEKLALAAITALEESESAQREKDEETPPGVTLSLEEYYELSKQAHEAEEQANKKIADAHTQIDVAKESELRSLNRLEEVYREITERKEALQVALGKAEKAKGGKLAVEQELRKWREEHEQRRKAGGAIPPRMSVEESKESKIPGSAPEAAASHDSTSPKAQVLASSTEADSSPDVKVPKKKKRSFFPRIFMFLGRRKAAQAKSAAQ